A genomic window from Brassica oleracea var. oleracea cultivar TO1000 chromosome C8, BOL, whole genome shotgun sequence includes:
- the LOC106308035 gene encoding cytochrome P450 71B8-like — protein MSFLLLSFLFLLSLFFFQKFSPSKRNLPPGPIGLPIVGNLHQLGKLLYKSLHNLSLKHGPVMLLRFGVVPVVVLSSKEAAKEVLKTHDLETCSRPKLAGLKLFSYNFKDIGFTQYGEEWREIKKLVGLELFSPKNQKVLKYLKEEESDLLVKKLSNSAQTETLVDLKKALFSFTAGIIFRLAFGHNFHECEFIDMEEVEEMVMELESNVGALAFTDFFPTGLGWLLDRISGQHSRMNKGFSKLTSLFQHVIDDHLKVSQPEEDSDLVSAMLNMVNKPTKTGSLKITSDHLRGVMSDVFLAGVNAGVITMIWTMTELIRHPRVMKKLQEEIRTTLGSSKERIREEDLEKVEYMKLVIKESFRLHPPAPLLLPRQTMSAIKIQGYNIPKNTMIQVSTYAIGRDPQCWNSPEEFIPERFLNTSINYKGQHFEFLPFGAGRRSCPGMALGMTIVELGLLNLLYFFDWSLPDGMKIVDIDMDEVGSLNIAKKVPLELIPILYRF, from the exons ATGAGTTTCTTATTACTAAGTTTCCTCTTCCTTCTCTCTTTGTTCTTCTTTCAAAAGTTTTCACCTTCAAAAAGGAATCTTCCTCCGGGACCTATAGGGCTTCCCATCGTAGGAAACTTGCACCAGCTTGGAAAATTGCTTTACAAATCTCTTCACAATCTCTCCTTAAAACATGGACCCGTGATGCTTCTCCGTTTCGGTGTCGTCCCTGTGGTCGTGTTATCCTCCAAGGAAGCAGCTAAAGAAGTCCTCAAGACTCATGATCTAGAGACTTGTAGCCGACCTAAGTTGGCCGGTTTGAAGTTGTTTAGTTACAACTTCAAAGACATTGGGTTCACTCAGTATGGTGAGGAATGGCGAGAGATTAAAAAGCTTGTTGGACTCGAGCTATTTAGTCCCAAAAATCAAAAGGTTTTGAAGTATCTCAAAGAGGAAGAGAGTGACTTGCTGGTCAAGAAATTATCAAACTCTGCTCAAACAGAAACCCTGGTTGATTTGAAGAAAGCTCTATTCTCCTTCACGGCCGGGATCATATTTAGACTCGCCTTTGGACATAACTTCCATGAGTGCGAGTTCATAGATATGGAGGAAGTAGAAGAGATGGTGATGGAATTAGAGAGCAACGTAGGCGCTTTGGCATTCACTGACTTCTTCCCCACGGGTCTTGGATGGCTTCTAGACCGGATTTCTGGTCAGCATTCAAGGATGAACAAAGGCTTTTCCAAACTTACTAGTCTCTTCCAACATGTGATCGATGATCATTTAAAGGTTTCACAACCTGAGGAAGACTCAGACCTCGTCAGTGCCATGTTGAATATGGTTAATAAACCCACCAAAACTGGTTCCTTAAAGATCACTTCCGATCATCTCAGAGGAGTCATGTCA GATGTATTTTTGGCGGGTGTGAATGCGGGAGTAATCACTATGATATGGACAATGACAGAGCTAATCAGACATCCGAGAGTGATGAAGAAACTCCAAGAAGAGATACGAACAACACTAGGATCCAGCAAAGAAAGAATCAGAGAAGAAGATCTAGAGAAAGTTGAGTACATGAAGCTGGTGATCAAAGAATCATTCAGATTACATCCACCTGCTCCTCTCTTGCTCCCAAGACAAACAATGTCGGCCATCAAAATCCAAGGCTACAACATTCCTAAGAACACCATGATCCAAGTCAGCACATACGCGATAGGACGTGATCCACAATGTTGGAATAGCCCTGAAGAGTTCATTCCCGAGAGGTTTTTAAATACATCTATCAACTACAAAGGTCAGCATTTTGAGTTCTTGCCCTTTGGAGCTGGTCGTAGGAGCTGTCCCGGGATGGCCTTGGGAATGACCATCGTCGAGCTTGGCCTTCTTAACCTTCTTTACTTCTTTGATTGGAGTTTGCCCGATGGAATGAAAATTGTAGACATTGACATGGACGAGGTCGGATCTTTAAACATCGCCAAGAAAGTGCCTCTCGAGCTCATACCAATTCTTTATCGCTTCTAA